The Hymenobacter sp. GOD-10R genome includes a window with the following:
- a CDS encoding cystathionine gamma-synthase translates to MKFGTKTIHAGVHPDPATGAIMTPIYQTSTYVQRSPGDHKGYEYSRTHNPTRTQLQNSVAALENGKHGLAFASGMAATDCIVKLLRPGDEVISTNDLYGGSYRIFTKVFEPLGIKFHFVPMNDMAAVREKVSERTKLIWVETPTNPLLNVIDIAAASAVAKEAGALLVVDNTFSTPYLQTPLDLGADIVVHSLTKYMGGHSDAVMGALVVQDDDLAQRLAFLQNASGGTPGPQDCFLILRGIKTLHIRMQRHCENGRAVAEFLRQHPKVEKVYWPGFADHPNHDVAAKQMRDFGGMISFVLKGDRKEDAVAVLEKFQLFALAESLGGVESLCGHPATMTHASIPAEERRKAGLSDSLIRLSVGIEDAEDLIEDLRQAIG, encoded by the coding sequence ATGAAATTCGGTACCAAGACCATTCACGCTGGGGTGCACCCTGACCCCGCTACCGGGGCCATCATGACCCCGATTTATCAGACTTCTACCTATGTGCAACGCTCGCCCGGCGACCACAAAGGCTACGAGTATTCCCGCACGCATAACCCAACCCGCACGCAGCTTCAGAACTCGGTGGCGGCGCTGGAAAACGGCAAACATGGCCTAGCTTTCGCCTCAGGTATGGCTGCTACCGACTGCATTGTCAAGCTGCTGCGCCCTGGCGACGAAGTCATTTCGACCAACGACCTCTACGGCGGGAGCTACCGCATTTTCACCAAAGTGTTTGAGCCGCTTGGCATCAAGTTTCACTTTGTGCCGATGAACGATATGGCGGCCGTACGCGAAAAAGTATCGGAGCGCACCAAGCTGATTTGGGTTGAAACGCCCACCAACCCGCTACTGAATGTCATTGACATTGCCGCAGCATCGGCCGTGGCGAAGGAAGCGGGTGCCCTATTGGTAGTCGATAACACGTTTTCTACGCCGTACCTGCAAACGCCTCTGGACCTAGGTGCCGATATTGTGGTGCACTCGCTTACCAAGTACATGGGCGGCCACTCCGACGCGGTGATGGGCGCCCTGGTAGTGCAAGACGATGATCTAGCGCAACGCCTAGCTTTCCTGCAAAATGCATCAGGTGGCACGCCTGGCCCGCAGGACTGCTTCCTGATTCTGCGTGGCATCAAGACCCTGCACATTCGCATGCAGCGGCACTGCGAAAACGGTCGGGCTGTAGCCGAGTTCCTGCGGCAGCACCCGAAGGTGGAGAAAGTGTATTGGCCCGGCTTCGCTGACCACCCAAACCACGACGTAGCGGCCAAGCAGATGCGCGACTTCGGTGGCATGATTTCCTTCGTGCTAAAAGGTGACCGGAAGGAAGACGCCGTGGCGGTGCTGGAAAAGTTTCAGCTGTTTGCTCTCGCCGAAAGCCTAGGTGGCGTAGAGAGTCTCTGCGGCCACCCAGCCACCATGACCCACGCCAGCATTCCGGCCGAAGAGCGGCGCAAAGCGGGCTTGTCGGATTCTCTCATTCGCCTGAGCGTCGGAATTGAGGATGCCGAAGATTTGATTGAAGATTTGAGACAGGCCATTGGCTAG
- a CDS encoding MBL fold metallo-hydrolase: MQTASQFSGKKYLNAIDTAMSAPGGYGRMLRRWLLGKEERTPRQKLGPFTVDLAALAESVPASALRVTWLGHSSVLLEIDGKRFLTDPVWGRASPVGFAGPKRFFSMPLPITALPDLDGIILSHDHYDHLDKAAVQAFASTQVPFFCPLGVGAHLQRWGIAASRITELDWWQRVEIGSTHTLVATPARHFSGRGLRNRDSTLWASWVVLGPQHRAFFGGDSGPFETGFQEIGAAYGPFDLTMLEIGAYDKEWADIHMGPAHAAVAHQALRGRLLLPLHWGTFNLAFHSWTEPVEQLQTIAAAQGMELLLPTPGQRVDALQGGLNSHWWRR, from the coding sequence ATGCAAACTGCCTCCCAATTCAGTGGTAAAAAGTACCTCAATGCTATTGACACAGCCATGTCGGCGCCCGGTGGATACGGGCGAATGCTGCGGCGGTGGCTGCTGGGGAAGGAAGAGCGCACGCCCCGTCAGAAGCTAGGTCCATTTACCGTCGACTTGGCAGCATTAGCAGAGTCGGTACCAGCTAGTGCGTTGCGGGTTACGTGGCTAGGCCATTCGTCGGTGCTGCTAGAAATTGATGGGAAGCGTTTCCTGACCGATCCGGTATGGGGGCGTGCCTCACCCGTCGGCTTCGCGGGTCCTAAGCGGTTTTTTTCCATGCCATTGCCCATTACGGCGCTGCCCGACTTGGACGGCATTATCCTCTCGCACGACCACTACGACCACCTCGACAAAGCGGCCGTGCAGGCCTTTGCGTCCACTCAGGTCCCTTTCTTTTGCCCGTTGGGCGTGGGTGCTCACTTGCAACGATGGGGGATAGCCGCTAGTCGCATTACGGAGCTAGATTGGTGGCAGCGTGTGGAGATAGGTAGCACGCACACGCTAGTCGCAACGCCAGCGCGGCACTTTTCCGGCCGTGGCCTGCGGAACCGTGACAGTACGTTGTGGGCTTCGTGGGTCGTGCTAGGTCCGCAGCACCGCGCTTTCTTCGGTGGCGACTCAGGGCCTTTCGAGACTGGCTTCCAGGAAATTGGCGCAGCCTACGGACCGTTCGATCTAACGATGCTCGAAATAGGCGCCTACGATAAGGAATGGGCCGATATTCATATGGGCCCCGCGCACGCGGCTGTTGCGCATCAGGCCTTGCGCGGCCGGTTGTTGCTGCCGTTGCACTGGGGTACCTTCAACCTCGCCTTTCATAGTTGGACGGAGCCCGTAGAGCAGCTACAAACTATTGCCGCTGCCCAAGGAATGGAGCTGTTGCTGCCTACGCCTGGGCAGCGAGTAGATGCGCTGCAAGGTGGGCTAAACTCCCACTGGTGGAGACGATAG
- a CDS encoding TonB-dependent receptor, which produces MRKLLLLSLFFLLLLSGAGPAWAQSITVTGRVTGASGAAVPGATVLERGTTNGTPTDNTGRYRIEVPSTATLVISAIGLTTQQIPVNGRTNIDVQLADSKTDLSEVVVTGSRATEGRSNILTASPVDVISAREIRAFAQTDVSQVLTYTAPSFQSSRQSITDGTDFIDPASLRGLGPDQVLVLVNGKRRHTQSLVNINGSIGRGSVGTDLNTIPTASIKRIEVLRDGAAALYGSDAIAGVINIQLKDDSTGVSSSALYGQTTESDGKTEQVDVNVGIGLNKRGFLDLSGQFLNRGYVNRAFDDTAPLIYLGGNGGNYPASANTEEARRQLKAQDDVLVAANGFNRKDIRVGQSASRNFGGFLNAAYRLGMGYEVYVSGGASYRTGRGAGFNRLPNQPTQSDPNIFPNGYLPFINTKIYDQSAIVGVRRMFGGFATDLSNTFGRNELAYYVSGSINASLPQGADRINPTDFYAGRLAFLQNTTNLNFSRHYTELGPLETFNLAFGGEFRYDRFLIGKGEYASYANFGRVASNGSPAVPGAQVFPGYQPQDETNQSRTNVAGYLDLESDITARLLLHLAGRAERYSDFGGNVSGQASARYTFTDALSFRGTVGNGFRAPSLQQRYFVNTSTQFVSGVANQVLTVNNENPIVRNDITNTTQPGFGVEPLKQEKSKNYSAGLTSRIGKSFTLTVDAYQIDIRDRIVLSSQFTTANTTVATILKGLPVSRVQFFANAVNTRTQGIDIVANERLSLGEKSRLLLTAAANFNQTKVRSFNSSSSTINNDETTGTNNLRNTLFDRAQRARLENGNPRSKINLSANYTYGIFGIEARTVRFGEIQIKDADPARSNLDQTFSAKWVTDLTLSAQLMKQISVIIGVNNLFNVYPDKIYVNPRNNPNNFSVDPTLSYSSTLDNSNRGRFLYPANQFGFIGAYYFARVNFTLP; this is translated from the coding sequence ATGAGAAAACTATTACTCTTATCTCTCTTCTTTCTGCTGTTGCTGAGTGGCGCGGGCCCTGCCTGGGCACAGAGCATTACCGTAACTGGTCGTGTGACCGGTGCTAGTGGGGCTGCCGTGCCGGGCGCTACCGTGCTGGAGCGTGGCACCACCAATGGAACCCCAACCGATAACACAGGCCGCTACCGCATTGAAGTGCCGAGCACGGCCACGCTAGTAATCTCCGCTATCGGCCTAACTACGCAGCAGATTCCGGTCAACGGACGCACGAACATTGACGTGCAGCTAGCCGACAGCAAAACCGATCTGAGCGAGGTCGTCGTGACGGGCTCACGCGCTACGGAAGGCCGCTCCAATATTCTAACGGCCTCCCCCGTCGATGTGATTTCGGCGCGCGAAATCCGGGCTTTTGCGCAAACCGACGTATCGCAGGTGCTCACGTACACGGCGCCTTCGTTCCAGTCGTCGCGCCAGTCGATCACCGATGGCACCGACTTCATCGACCCGGCTAGCTTGCGCGGCCTAGGTCCCGACCAAGTGTTGGTGCTGGTGAACGGCAAGCGCCGTCACACGCAGTCTTTGGTAAACATCAACGGTTCCATTGGCCGGGGCTCGGTTGGTACGGACCTGAACACCATTCCGACGGCTAGCATCAAGCGCATCGAAGTACTGCGCGACGGAGCGGCCGCGCTCTACGGCTCCGACGCTATTGCGGGTGTTATCAACATTCAACTCAAAGATGACTCCACGGGAGTAAGCAGCAGCGCCCTCTACGGCCAAACCACTGAAAGCGACGGCAAAACGGAGCAGGTTGACGTGAATGTGGGCATTGGTTTGAATAAGCGCGGCTTCCTGGACCTGAGTGGTCAATTCCTGAACCGAGGCTATGTGAACCGCGCTTTCGATGATACCGCACCGCTCATCTACCTAGGTGGCAATGGCGGCAACTATCCCGCCTCTGCTAACACAGAAGAGGCGCGGCGGCAACTCAAAGCGCAAGACGATGTTTTGGTGGCCGCTAATGGCTTTAATCGCAAAGACATCCGAGTAGGGCAATCAGCTTCCCGCAATTTCGGCGGTTTTTTGAACGCCGCTTACCGCCTAGGTATGGGCTATGAAGTGTACGTATCGGGCGGGGCGTCGTACCGTACAGGCCGCGGCGCGGGCTTCAATCGCCTGCCCAACCAACCCACGCAGAGTGACCCGAACATCTTCCCGAATGGCTATTTACCGTTCATCAACACCAAGATTTATGATCAATCGGCCATCGTGGGTGTGCGCAGAATGTTCGGTGGCTTTGCCACTGATCTGAGCAATACTTTCGGTCGTAACGAGCTAGCGTACTACGTGAGTGGCTCCATCAACGCATCGCTACCGCAGGGCGCGGACCGTATCAACCCGACTGATTTCTACGCAGGTCGCCTAGCTTTCTTGCAGAATACCACGAACCTAAACTTCTCGCGGCACTACACGGAGCTAGGTCCGTTGGAAACTTTTAACCTAGCTTTTGGTGGCGAGTTTCGCTATGATCGGTTCCTGATTGGCAAAGGTGAATATGCTTCGTACGCCAACTTCGGCCGGGTTGCCAGCAACGGCAGTCCTGCCGTACCTGGCGCGCAGGTATTCCCTGGCTATCAACCGCAAGACGAAACCAACCAATCACGGACGAACGTGGCGGGCTACCTCGACCTAGAGAGTGACATCACTGCGCGTTTGCTGTTGCACCTAGCCGGCCGCGCCGAGCGCTACAGCGACTTTGGTGGAAACGTAAGTGGCCAGGCTTCGGCACGCTACACATTCACCGATGCGCTATCGTTCCGCGGTACCGTCGGCAACGGTTTCCGGGCGCCATCGTTGCAGCAGCGCTACTTCGTGAACACCAGCACCCAGTTTGTGAGCGGCGTGGCTAACCAAGTGTTGACCGTGAACAACGAGAATCCCATTGTTCGCAACGACATTACTAACACTACGCAGCCTGGCTTCGGGGTCGAGCCTCTGAAGCAGGAAAAGTCGAAGAACTACAGCGCCGGCCTGACCTCGCGCATTGGCAAGAGCTTCACGCTGACGGTGGATGCATACCAGATCGACATCCGTGACCGGATCGTGTTATCGTCGCAGTTTACTACGGCTAATACGACTGTAGCTACGATCCTGAAAGGGTTGCCTGTGAGCCGGGTGCAGTTCTTTGCCAACGCCGTGAACACGCGCACGCAAGGCATCGACATTGTGGCCAACGAGCGGCTATCACTCGGGGAGAAAAGCCGCCTGCTGCTAACGGCAGCGGCCAACTTCAACCAAACGAAGGTGCGCAGCTTTAATAGCTCTTCTTCCACCATCAACAACGACGAGACGACTGGCACGAACAACCTACGCAACACGCTATTCGACCGCGCGCAACGCGCCCGCCTCGAAAATGGCAACCCGCGCAGCAAGATCAACCTCTCGGCCAATTACACCTACGGCATCTTCGGCATTGAAGCCCGCACAGTACGCTTCGGCGAGATTCAGATCAAAGACGCTGACCCAGCGCGCTCAAATCTAGACCAAACATTCTCGGCGAAATGGGTGACGGACTTGACCCTGAGTGCTCAGCTCATGAAGCAGATCAGCGTTATCATCGGTGTGAACAACTTGTTCAACGTCTATCCTGACAAGATCTACGTGAACCCACGTAACAACCCAAACAACTTCTCCGTGGACCCAACCCTGAGCTATAGCTCGACGCTGGACAACTCAAACCGGGGGCGTTTTCTGTATCCCGCCAACCAGTTTGGCTTCATTGGTGCATACTATTTCGCCCGGGTGAACTTCACGCTACCCTAG
- a CDS encoding superoxide dismutase family protein, with amino-acid sequence MKRLLYLGAFLALGTMISCDDQAGEIIRLAHADLEAKSGSSLTGTVSFSQLYGRGVRVYVVVSGATPGLHAVHLHQNGDCSGPTAMNVGTHWNPTNEPHGRRGTPPFHRGDIGNITVNSDGTGVLALTADDWTIGGTDASRNILNKAVIVHAGADDYVTQPSGNSGVHVGCGVVMDDQ; translated from the coding sequence ATGAAACGTTTACTCTATTTGGGCGCCTTCCTAGCCCTAGGTACCATGATTAGCTGCGACGACCAAGCAGGCGAAATTATCCGGCTGGCGCACGCCGATCTGGAAGCGAAAAGTGGTAGCAGCCTGACGGGCACTGTTAGCTTCAGCCAATTATATGGGCGTGGCGTCCGCGTGTACGTGGTGGTGAGTGGGGCAACGCCTGGCTTGCACGCCGTGCATCTGCACCAAAACGGGGACTGCTCCGGCCCCACGGCCATGAACGTCGGAACGCACTGGAACCCGACCAACGAGCCGCACGGCCGGCGGGGTACGCCGCCTTTCCACCGTGGCGACATTGGCAACATCACCGTAAACTCAGATGGTACGGGCGTGCTAGCCCTCACTGCCGACGACTGGACCATCGGTGGCACCGACGCAAGCCGCAACATCCTGAACAAAGCCGTGATTGTACACGCCGGCGCCGACGACTACGTAACTCAGCCTTCCGGCAACTCTGGCGTGCACGTGGGCTGCGGCGTTGTAATGGACGATCAGTAG
- a CDS encoding T9SS type A sorting domain-containing protein — MYIAATLDNSSGLIDSSPTFTSFTLPTFANNELSRYSFSAFDVDGDSLVYTSVEPLAGLEFPGTCSTSISYNRSSGGEFVDPITGARITYGPVQFTPAFPFLTYQVVGGNAVPFFQLNAATGELLTRPVVIGYQSVAVRVDEYRRLGGSWQQIGSVTRDIVFRSPNGADNHNPTITEVRVAGAAAPQPVERVIPVRPGQLVSLQLAATDPDAGQTLRISSDVGALIPGATFRAPTAGQAQLDWQVPPQQPLGRYSFTVTVEDSGCPTPGLEVRTITFLVTNQVLATRSRQNLAQPAYPTPFREQVQFQLTTHKAQAVVIVDELGRVVEQLTSKVDGTVVWQPAATVRPGLYIARTADGQQVQRLVRQ; from the coding sequence ATGTATATCGCAGCTACTCTGGATAACTCTAGTGGGCTTATAGATTCTTCGCCTACCTTCACTTCGTTCACGCTACCTACTTTTGCCAACAACGAATTGAGCCGTTATAGCTTCAGCGCCTTCGACGTAGATGGCGATTCGTTGGTGTATACTTCCGTTGAACCTTTAGCAGGCCTAGAATTTCCAGGAACATGTAGTACTTCCATCAGTTATAACCGTTCCTCGGGAGGCGAGTTCGTTGACCCAATCACGGGAGCCAGAATAACGTACGGACCGGTTCAATTCACGCCTGCCTTTCCTTTTTTGACTTACCAGGTAGTGGGTGGCAATGCTGTTCCGTTTTTCCAATTAAACGCGGCAACTGGAGAACTCCTCACCCGCCCGGTAGTTATCGGCTACCAAAGCGTAGCTGTTCGCGTCGATGAATACCGACGCCTAGGTGGTAGTTGGCAGCAGATTGGGAGCGTCACGCGCGATATTGTGTTCAGATCCCCGAACGGTGCTGATAATCACAACCCTACCATTACGGAGGTCAGAGTAGCTGGTGCCGCAGCCCCACAGCCAGTTGAGCGAGTAATTCCGGTAAGACCTGGCCAGCTTGTTTCTCTTCAGCTAGCAGCAACTGATCCTGATGCCGGCCAGACCCTTCGCATCAGCAGTGATGTCGGTGCTCTTATTCCAGGAGCTACTTTTCGAGCGCCTACAGCTGGTCAAGCGCAACTCGACTGGCAAGTACCACCGCAACAGCCACTAGGTCGTTACTCTTTCACAGTAACAGTTGAAGATAGTGGCTGTCCGACGCCAGGCCTTGAGGTCCGGACTATCACCTTCTTGGTTACCAACCAGGTTCTCGCCACTCGTTCCCGCCAAAACCTAGCTCAACCGGCTTACCCAACGCCTTTCCGCGAGCAAGTGCAGTTCCAGCTAACTACTCACAAGGCGCAAGCCGTTGTGATTGTAGATGAGCTAGGTCGCGTGGTTGAGCAGCTTACCAGCAAAGTCGACGGTACTGTGGTGTGGCAACCGGCAGCAACAGTTCGACCAGGCCTGTATATCGCCCGCACCGCTGATGGGCAACAAGTACAGCGCTTGGTACGTCAGTAA